A single Clavibacter nebraskensis NCPPB 2581 DNA region contains:
- the rpoB gene encoding DNA-directed RNA polymerase subunit beta, whose amino-acid sequence MAAARNATPTPQNGRDASRLSFAKITDTLTVPDLLALQTESFDWLVGSDAWKKRVEEGTAQGRTDLALNSGLEEIFEEISPIEDLGETMQLGFTNPYLEEQKYSIDECKERGKTYSAPLYVEAEFMNHLTGEIKTQTVFMGDFPLMTEKGTFIINGTERVVVSQLVRSPGVYFERQQEKTSDKDIYSARVIPSRGAWLEFEIDKRDQVGVRIDRKRKQSVTVFLKALGLTSEQILEEFKGVASIELTLEKDSILTKEEALKDIYRKLRPGEQVAAEAARALLDNFYFNPKRYDLAKVGRYKINRKLGIDKQLTDSVLTVEDILATIKYLVSLHANETKMNGTRDGKPVELRLDVDDIDHFGNRRIRAVGELIQNQVRTGLSRMERVVRERMTTQDIEAITPQTLINVRPVVAAIKEFFGTSQLSQFMDQNNPLAGLTHKRRLSALGPGGLSRERAGVEVRDVHPSHYGRMCPIETPEGPNIGLIGSLASFARINSFGFIETPYRRVVDGVVTDTIDYLTASEEDEFLVAQANAPLTKDFRFAEDRVLVRPKGGEVELVAKENVHYMDVSPRQMVSVATSLIPFLEHDDANRALMGANMQRQAVPLLRSESPLVGTGMEGYAAIDAGDVLTADASGVVQEVSAEVVTIQLDEGGTQTYYLRKFDRSNQGTSYNHRVLVSAGDRIEAGEVIADGPATENGELALGKNLLVAFMPWEGHNFEDAIILSQNLVKDDTLSSIHIEEYEVDARDTKLGKEEITRDLPNVSPELLADLDERGIIRIGAEVRPGDILVGKVTPKGETELSAEERLLRAIFNEKSREVRDTSLKVPHGEQGTIIGVKVFDSQDGDDELGSGVNQRVVVFIAQKRKITEGDKLAGRHGNKGVISKILPVEDMPFLADGTPVDVILNPLGIPGRMNFGQVLETHLGWIAKQGWEVEGKPKWAERLPDHARQAPAGTKVATPVFDGALEEEIAGLLDSTTVTRDGDRLIGSSGKTRLFDGRSGEPFPEPVSVGYMYILKLHHLVDDKIHARSTGPYSMITQQPLGGKAQFGGQRFGEMEVWALEAYGAAYALQELLTIKSDDILGRVKVYEAIVKGENIQEPGIPESFKVLIKEMQSLCLNVEVLSADGQAVSLRDTDDEVFRAAEELGINISTRFESSSIDDI is encoded by the coding sequence TTGGCTGCTGCGCGCAACGCAACTCCCACTCCCCAGAACGGTCGCGACGCATCGCGGCTCTCGTTCGCGAAGATCACTGACACCCTCACCGTCCCCGACCTCCTCGCCCTGCAGACCGAGAGCTTCGACTGGCTCGTCGGCTCGGACGCGTGGAAGAAGCGCGTCGAGGAGGGCACCGCGCAGGGTCGTACCGACCTGGCGCTCAACTCCGGCCTCGAGGAGATCTTCGAGGAGATCTCCCCCATCGAGGACCTGGGTGAGACCATGCAGCTCGGGTTCACCAACCCGTACCTCGAGGAGCAGAAGTACTCCATCGACGAGTGCAAGGAGCGCGGCAAGACCTACTCCGCTCCCCTCTACGTCGAGGCCGAGTTCATGAACCACCTCACGGGTGAGATCAAGACCCAGACGGTCTTCATGGGCGACTTCCCCCTCATGACGGAGAAGGGCACGTTCATCATCAACGGCACCGAGCGTGTCGTCGTGTCCCAGCTCGTCCGCTCGCCCGGCGTGTACTTCGAGCGCCAGCAGGAAAAGACCTCCGACAAGGACATCTACTCCGCCCGCGTCATCCCGTCCCGCGGCGCCTGGCTCGAGTTCGAGATCGACAAGCGCGACCAGGTCGGCGTGCGCATCGACCGTAAGCGCAAGCAGTCGGTCACCGTGTTCCTGAAGGCCCTCGGCCTCACGAGCGAGCAGATCCTCGAGGAGTTCAAGGGCGTCGCGTCCATCGAGCTCACGCTCGAGAAGGACTCCATCCTCACCAAGGAGGAGGCCCTCAAGGACATCTACCGCAAGCTCCGCCCGGGCGAGCAGGTCGCCGCCGAGGCCGCCCGCGCGCTGCTGGACAACTTCTACTTCAACCCGAAGCGCTACGACCTGGCGAAGGTGGGCCGCTACAAGATCAACCGCAAGCTCGGCATCGACAAGCAGCTCACCGACTCGGTGCTGACGGTCGAGGACATCCTCGCGACCATCAAGTACCTCGTCTCGCTGCACGCGAACGAGACGAAGATGAACGGCACGCGCGACGGCAAGCCCGTCGAGCTGCGCCTCGACGTGGACGACATCGACCACTTCGGCAACCGCCGCATCCGCGCGGTCGGCGAGCTCATCCAGAACCAGGTCCGCACAGGCCTGTCCCGCATGGAGCGCGTCGTCCGCGAGCGCATGACCACGCAGGACATCGAGGCCATCACGCCGCAGACCCTGATCAACGTGCGCCCCGTCGTCGCCGCGATCAAGGAGTTCTTCGGCACGAGCCAGCTGTCGCAGTTCATGGACCAGAACAACCCGCTCGCGGGCCTCACCCACAAGCGCCGCCTCTCGGCGCTCGGCCCGGGTGGTCTGTCCCGTGAGCGCGCCGGCGTCGAGGTCCGCGACGTCCACCCGTCGCACTACGGCCGCATGTGCCCCATCGAGACCCCCGAGGGCCCGAACATCGGCCTGATCGGCTCGCTGGCGTCCTTCGCCCGCATCAACTCGTTCGGCTTCATCGAGACCCCGTACCGTCGCGTCGTCGACGGCGTGGTCACGGACACGATCGACTACCTCACGGCCAGCGAGGAGGACGAGTTCCTCGTCGCCCAGGCCAACGCGCCCCTCACGAAGGACTTCCGCTTCGCGGAGGACCGCGTCCTCGTCCGCCCCAAGGGCGGTGAGGTGGAGCTCGTCGCGAAGGAGAACGTCCACTACATGGACGTCTCCCCGCGCCAGATGGTGTCGGTCGCGACCTCGCTCATCCCCTTCCTCGAGCACGACGACGCGAACCGGGCCCTCATGGGCGCGAACATGCAGCGTCAGGCCGTCCCGCTGCTGCGCAGCGAGAGCCCGCTCGTCGGCACCGGCATGGAGGGCTACGCGGCGATCGACGCCGGCGACGTCCTCACCGCCGACGCCTCGGGCGTCGTGCAGGAGGTGTCGGCCGAGGTCGTCACCATCCAGCTCGACGAGGGCGGCACGCAGACCTACTACCTGCGCAAGTTCGACCGCTCCAACCAGGGCACGAGCTACAACCACCGCGTCCTGGTCTCGGCCGGCGACCGCATCGAGGCCGGCGAGGTCATCGCCGACGGCCCCGCCACGGAGAACGGCGAGCTCGCGCTCGGCAAGAACCTGCTCGTCGCGTTCATGCCGTGGGAGGGCCACAACTTCGAGGACGCGATCATCCTGAGCCAGAACCTGGTCAAGGACGACACCCTCTCCTCCATCCACATCGAGGAGTACGAGGTCGACGCGCGCGACACCAAGCTCGGCAAGGAGGAGATCACCCGCGACCTCCCCAACGTCAGCCCGGAGCTGCTCGCCGACCTCGACGAGCGCGGCATCATCCGCATCGGCGCCGAGGTCCGCCCCGGCGACATCCTCGTGGGCAAGGTCACGCCGAAGGGCGAGACCGAGCTCAGCGCCGAGGAGCGCCTGCTGCGCGCGATCTTCAACGAGAAGAGCCGCGAGGTCCGCGACACGTCCCTGAAGGTGCCCCACGGCGAGCAGGGCACGATCATCGGCGTCAAGGTCTTCGACTCGCAGGACGGCGACGACGAGCTGGGCTCGGGCGTCAACCAGCGCGTCGTGGTGTTCATCGCGCAGAAGCGCAAGATCACCGAGGGCGACAAGCTCGCCGGCCGTCACGGCAACAAGGGCGTCATCTCCAAGATCCTGCCGGTCGAGGACATGCCGTTCCTCGCCGACGGGACCCCGGTCGACGTCATCCTCAACCCGCTCGGCATCCCCGGCCGCATGAACTTCGGCCAGGTCCTGGAGACCCACCTCGGGTGGATCGCCAAGCAGGGCTGGGAGGTCGAGGGCAAGCCGAAGTGGGCCGAGCGCCTGCCGGACCACGCGCGCCAGGCCCCGGCCGGCACGAAGGTCGCCACCCCGGTGTTCGACGGAGCGCTCGAGGAGGAGATCGCCGGCCTGCTCGACTCGACGACGGTCACCCGCGACGGCGACCGCCTCATCGGGTCCAGCGGCAAGACGCGCCTGTTCGACGGCCGCTCCGGCGAGCCGTTCCCCGAGCCCGTCTCGGTCGGCTACATGTACATCCTGAAGCTGCACCACCTGGTGGACGACAAGATCCACGCGCGCTCGACGGGTCCCTACTCGATGATCACGCAGCAGCCCCTGGGCGGTAAGGCCCAGTTCGGCGGCCAGCGGTTCGGCGAGATGGAGGTCTGGGCGCTCGAGGCCTACGGCGCCGCGTACGCGCTGCAGGAGCTCCTCACCATCAAGTCGGACGACATCCTCGGCCGCGTGAAGGTGTACGAGGCCATCGTCAAGGGCGAGAACATCCAGGAACCGGGTATCCCCGAGTCCTTCAAGGTCCTGATCAAGGAGATGCAGTCCCTCTGCCTGAACGTCGAGGTCCTCTCTGCCGACGGCCAGGCGGTCAGCCTGCGCGACACGGATGACGAGGTCTTCCGCGCGGCGGAGGAGCTCGGCATCAACATCTCCACCCGCTTCGAGTCGTCCAGCATCGACGACATCTAA
- a CDS encoding MBL fold metallo-hydrolase → MNAPWHVSPGGPSHVHTAGDVEIRKASVGPMDNDAYLLTDLDSGERLLVDAAADVERLLALVAEPDPVGRLAVVVTTHGHADHHGALAAVLDATGAASAVGDADAADLPVDADRRLTHGDRVAFGGVELAVIALRGHTPGSVALVLQPGDGSTHLFTGDSLFPGGVGNTQGDADRFRQLMDDVEERVFARFPDDAHVHPGHGDATTLGAERGSLAEWRSRGW, encoded by the coding sequence ATGAACGCACCCTGGCACGTGTCCCCCGGCGGCCCCTCGCACGTGCACACGGCGGGCGACGTGGAGATCCGGAAGGCCTCCGTCGGGCCGATGGACAACGACGCGTACCTCCTCACCGACCTCGACTCCGGCGAGCGCCTCCTCGTCGACGCGGCGGCCGACGTCGAGCGGCTGCTGGCCCTCGTGGCGGAGCCGGATCCCGTGGGCCGCCTGGCCGTCGTCGTCACCACCCACGGCCACGCCGACCACCACGGCGCCCTCGCGGCCGTGCTCGACGCGACGGGTGCCGCGTCCGCCGTGGGCGACGCGGATGCCGCCGACCTGCCCGTCGACGCCGACCGGCGCCTCACGCACGGCGACCGCGTCGCGTTCGGCGGCGTCGAGCTCGCGGTGATCGCCCTCCGCGGGCACACGCCCGGCAGCGTCGCGCTCGTGCTGCAGCCGGGCGACGGCAGCACGCACCTCTTCACGGGCGACTCGCTCTTCCCGGGCGGCGTCGGGAACACGCAGGGCGACGCCGACCGCTTCCGGCAGCTCATGGACGACGTGGAGGAGCGGGTCTTCGCGCGCTTCCCCGACGACGCGCACGTGCACCCCGGCCACGGCGACGCGACGACGCTGGGCGCGGAGCGTGGATCCCTGGCGGAGTGGCGCTCGCGCGGCTGGTGA
- a CDS encoding spermidine synthase, whose product MPEHPSTVLSLSGHRAVIEPDRFVPGAYQLVVDGTPQSHVNMDDPGELFFEYVQRMGHVIDLLGDPGQPVTALHLGAGALTLPRYVEATRPGSRQQVIELEQDLVDLVREHLPWSRKASIRLRYGDAREVMGRLPQGLRGSVDLVVVDVFSGARTPAHITSRDFYAEAAAFLAPGGIMTVNVADGHGLRFARGQAATIQDVLPHVAALAETQVLKGRRFGNVVFAASATPLPLDFVPRLLAGGPHPAKVVEGRELADFIAGASVVTDATAVPSPSPARSIFQTKP is encoded by the coding sequence ATGCCCGAGCACCCGTCGACCGTCCTGTCACTCAGCGGGCACCGGGCCGTCATCGAGCCCGACCGGTTCGTGCCGGGGGCCTACCAGCTCGTGGTCGACGGGACGCCGCAGTCGCACGTCAACATGGACGACCCGGGCGAGCTGTTCTTCGAGTACGTGCAGCGCATGGGCCACGTCATCGACCTCCTGGGCGATCCCGGCCAGCCCGTCACCGCGCTGCACCTCGGCGCCGGCGCGCTCACCCTCCCGCGGTACGTCGAGGCGACGCGGCCCGGATCCCGCCAGCAGGTCATCGAGCTCGAGCAGGACCTCGTGGACCTGGTGCGCGAGCACCTCCCGTGGTCGCGCAAGGCATCCATCCGGCTGAGGTACGGCGACGCGCGCGAGGTCATGGGCCGGCTGCCGCAGGGGCTCCGCGGATCCGTCGACCTCGTCGTGGTGGACGTCTTCAGCGGCGCCCGCACGCCCGCCCACATCACGAGCCGCGACTTCTACGCGGAGGCCGCGGCGTTCCTCGCGCCCGGCGGGATCATGACGGTCAACGTCGCCGACGGCCACGGGCTCCGCTTCGCCCGCGGCCAGGCCGCGACGATCCAGGACGTGCTGCCGCACGTGGCCGCGCTCGCCGAGACGCAGGTCCTGAAGGGCCGGCGGTTCGGGAACGTCGTGTTCGCCGCGTCCGCGACGCCCCTGCCGCTCGACTTCGTGCCGCGCCTGCTCGCGGGCGGTCCGCATCCCGCGAAGGTCGTCGAGGGGCGCGAGCTCGCCGACTTCATCGCGGGCGCCTCCGTCGTCACCGACGCCACCGCCGTGCCGTCCCCCTCCCCCGCCCGCAGCATCTTCCAGACGAAGCCCTGA
- a CDS encoding PQQ-dependent sugar dehydrogenase, giving the protein MNRRSRTRPARVAALGFAALVALTGCTNDDGSPVDVRATEPPAPSPTSTNADPVGVAPSGTPTAVASDLVSPWSVAELPSGALLVSERDTSRIVEVLDDGTTRVAGTIAGVGPQGEGGLLGIAVREADGATQLYAYFTSSTDNRIVRMDVTGDPGSLGLGAAEDIVTGIPRDTTHNGGRIAFGPDGMLYATTGDANLRDAAQDRISLAGKILRLTPDGQGPADNPTPGSPVYSMGHRNPQGIAWDAEGNLWAAEFGQDTWDELNLIEPGGNYGWPVVEGATDDAYIDPVRQWATDDASPSGIAITGDTIFMAGLGGQRLWVIRPGAVVTDPIPDDRVTEFYTREFGRIRDVQAAPDGSLRMLTGNTDGRGTPRAGDDKLLRVELMPIQAG; this is encoded by the coding sequence ATGAACCGCCGCTCCCGCACCCGCCCGGCGCGCGTCGCCGCGCTCGGGTTCGCCGCCCTCGTCGCGCTGACGGGCTGCACGAACGACGACGGCTCGCCCGTGGACGTGCGCGCCACCGAACCGCCCGCGCCCTCGCCCACCAGCACGAACGCCGACCCGGTGGGCGTCGCACCGTCGGGCACGCCCACCGCCGTCGCGTCCGACCTCGTCTCGCCGTGGTCCGTCGCGGAGCTGCCGTCGGGAGCCCTGCTCGTGAGCGAGCGCGACACGTCGCGCATCGTGGAGGTGCTCGACGACGGCACCACGCGGGTCGCCGGCACGATCGCGGGCGTGGGGCCGCAGGGCGAGGGCGGGCTGCTCGGGATCGCGGTGCGCGAGGCCGACGGCGCCACGCAGCTCTACGCCTACTTCACGAGCTCCACCGACAACCGCATCGTGCGCATGGACGTGACGGGCGATCCGGGATCGCTCGGGCTCGGGGCGGCCGAGGACATCGTGACGGGGATCCCCCGCGACACGACCCACAACGGCGGCCGCATCGCGTTCGGCCCCGACGGCATGCTCTACGCCACCACGGGCGACGCGAACCTCCGCGACGCCGCGCAGGACCGGATCTCGCTCGCGGGCAAGATCCTCCGCCTCACGCCCGACGGGCAGGGGCCGGCGGACAACCCGACGCCGGGATCCCCCGTCTACTCGATGGGCCACCGCAACCCCCAGGGGATCGCGTGGGACGCCGAGGGGAACCTCTGGGCGGCGGAGTTCGGCCAGGACACCTGGGACGAGCTGAACCTCATCGAGCCCGGCGGGAACTACGGGTGGCCGGTCGTCGAGGGAGCGACGGACGACGCGTACATCGACCCGGTCCGCCAGTGGGCCACCGACGACGCGAGCCCGAGCGGCATCGCGATCACCGGCGACACCATCTTCATGGCGGGCCTCGGCGGCCAGCGCCTCTGGGTGATCCGGCCGGGCGCGGTGGTCACCGACCCCATCCCGGACGACCGCGTGACCGAGTTCTATACGCGCGAATTCGGGCGGATCCGCGACGTGCAGGCCGCGCCCGACGGCTCGCTGCGCATGCTCACCGGCAACACCGACGGCCGCGGCACCCCTCGCGCGGGCGACGACAA